In the Pogoniulus pusillus isolate bPogPus1 chromosome 40, bPogPus1.pri, whole genome shotgun sequence genome, TAAGATGTTCTCTGATGTTGTCCGCGGAGAAATAAAAACTTGTTTCTGGCACTGCCCCTGCGGCTCCCTCCCCCCGCCCAAGTTGCCCTCTGGGGGACTCCTTTGTGTGCCCTTGGGGGTGCCGGtgggggagaggctggggaggagcaggcagtggcagcctgggctgcacccagagcagcgaggccagaggtgggcagaggggatcctgccctctgctctggggagccctcagctgcaggtctgcagccagctctggagccctcagcacggGAAGGACAcggagctgagggagcaggtccagaggaggtcaccgaAATGAcccggggctggagcagctctgctgtgggcacaggctgagggagctgggggcgtgcagcctggagagaaggctgcaggcagagctcagagctgctgccagagcctgaagggctccatgcaggctgcagaggggacaggcccagggcagtggtttgggatgagagcagagcaggtctggactgggtgtgaggaacaggagctctgctctgtcaggggttggactcgaggagctctttgggtcccctccaacccctgagagctgtgatcctgtgaccagtcctgccccagggggctgctgcagctctggcacaggtgTCCCAGGCTGGTAGCtgagatcccatccctggagatgttcaggtgaggctgggcaggctctgggcaggctctgggcagcctgctctggaggaggatgtccctgctgagggcagggggggctggatgatgacctctggagatcccttcccacccaggtCATCCAATGGTTCCCATCCCCTTGTCCCCTCTGCTGTCTGATAGCTGTCCCTAGAGATCTGTGGGTgccctgtgcctcagtttccctgtcCCCCCTGGTGTAACGTCAAGtgtggagctgccccagcccgggggggctgcaggggctctgTTTCTCCTGTTACTccctccctagacctgcccttGGGGGGTCCCCAGTGTCCCCCCAGCTTGCTGAGGGACTCAGAGCCAGCAGGTTGGTAACTTGGTTGTATTTGGTTAGAAATGTGCCCCCCCAGCACCAAACAGGGGTACCCTGGCAGGGGGTGCAGGGGGGTCTTGACCTCTTCTTCAAACAAGGAAGCTGAACTGGGAGAACTGGGGCAGCTGGAAGGGGCCGAGGGGGAGGGGCAGTGGGAGGTGGTGCCACTCGTGGGTGACCCCGTGGCTGTGtgcccagaccctgccccacgCTAGGGGGTCCTGCtgccggggctggggctgctgaacTGGCCTGTGGGCTCAGGGCAGGGTGCAGTAGGTGCCCTCTTGGCACGAAGTTggtggctgtgcccaggccaggaGCCACGGGCAGTGGGCAAAGCACGGTGCAGGACTCGCCAGGATCTGCTGGGGCACACGGGTGGGGCCCTACTCGGAGTGGGGGGAGTCGCGCGGGGGGGTGACGGAGAGGATGAGCCACGGCAGCAGCGATGCCACCAGCCAGGGCCCCGCGGCGTACTGCAGGAACCTGGCGCCGTACCACAGGGCCAGGCTGCCCGGCTGGGGCAGGCGCTGCAGACCCTGCACGGCCGCCAAGGCCAGCACGGCCCCGGCCAGCCGCTGCCGGGGGCCCAGCCGCTGCCCCCGCGGCACGGGGCAGGCGGCGACCAGGGCCAGCCCCAGGGCACTGCCACTGTCCCGGCAGACGGAGGCGAAGGGACGAGTGTCCAGGCGGAGCCAGGCAGCCTCCGAGCACCAGGTGCTGGCCAAGGCGATGGACCtgaggggggcagggagagagagggggggcaGAGAACCTGGGGCTGAGCCCCACACCGGCCCGGGGGCAGCTCCCGGCGccggcccccgccccgcccggcaCTCACCAGTCGAGGTCGACGccggcagccagcagcaggctgtgcaggctgagggagctgagcagcagccccagcgcgGCGGCCACGAAGAAGCGCGGGGGGCGGCTGGTGGGGCTGTGAGTCTgcagccaccagcccagggctgcccctgCAGGGCGGGGACAGGCAGGTTGGGCAGCTGGGACCAGTCACGAACTgacctgggctggaagggatctttcaGGGtctcccagtccaaccccctgcagtcagcagggacagccccagctggagcaggctgctcagagccccaaagtgcctgacctggaatggttccagggtgggcatctgccacctctctgggcagccggggccaggctctccccaccctcagtgtcagaagtttcttccttctctccactctcagcctccctCTTCTAGTTTCCAACCatcccctcttgtcctgtcccaacaggccctgctcagagctctgtccccagctgtcTCCTTGGCCCCTGTCAGCactgaaggccaccagaaggtctccctggagccttctcctctccaggctgcacacccccagctctcccagcctggctcccagcacagcccttccaGCCTTGTGACAGATCCACTTTTCACTGGCTCTGGATAGACCAAGGGAGGGGAAGGTGCCCAAAACACcttggcccaggggctgggCTCAGGGTGGAGGGACCAAATCTTCCCTCACTCACCTGTCAGGATGCCAGAGACCACCTGATGGGGGAAATGGGCCAGGACAAAGACCCGAGAGAGCCCCACGGCCACCAGCAGCAAGATGTAGGCACCAAAAGGGATCAGCttcagcactgggctggaaggaaagagggaggtcAGTGGTggaaaggcagctggcagctccagctgggtgCTCCCAACACTGTTGTCCCAGGTAGGGCAGGTTTGGCCCCACCTGGCAGGAGAAATGAGTGAAGCAGAGGTGAAGAAGGTGTAaaaccagcagtgctgtgctccccatgagctgctgccagctcccacctcCCTCTTCCAAAGAGTCCTGGAGGTTCCCCAGTGCTGACTTTGCCACCCCAGCACTCACCTCCTggagtgcctggctgccagcgtGGTCAGCTCAGAGACAAGCGGCCAGAGGGCTGCCCCTGTGATCATGCAGTGGCCTGAGGGGCTGCCTGCCAAGGGGAGCACAGAGGGGGTCACacagggagcctgtgccagtggagTGAGCACCCGAGGTcagccgagggagctggggacatagctgctgtgccaagccctgcccctgcccccccagctgATGGCTGCGGGGGCTCGGCTCGAGGAGGAGGATGGACCCCATGTGGACGATGCCACCTGCCCAACCAACCCGGCAGGgacctgtgtgccctgctccctgccactggAGCCTCTGCCATGGCTCTCCTGGCCCCGGTGCTGCCAGTGCCATGCCCAGGAGCCCCCAAAGCCTGTCCCTCCCATGCAGGTGGggcctcccagctcctgctgcccttccctggggcTGCCCAAGGCTTCCTGGGGCCACGGGGAGGCTTCAGCCGCGGCTCACCCGGGCCTGTCTCACAGGAGGCAGGGAACTGGCGCAGggtgagcagctccctgctggcgAGCCCTGAGCGGTGCAGCCACCAGAATGGGCGCTCCCcgaagagcagcctggaggggagagaaagcagagggcagtgaggagctgaggCCACCCATGCCAGtgggtgccagggctgcagctggcagcagcagggcaggatccaCAGCCGGGGGTGCCCTGCAGGTAgcgcacacagcagcagcctgccgaGCGGTGCCCTCGTCTGTGTGTCTGCCACTGCGGCCACGGCAGCGCTCGGCCCGGGGGTGCCAGCAGGTGCGGTGGGGGCGCCGCGAcccccaccactgccctcaCCATTTGAAGACCACGTTGAGCCACTCGGCCACCAGGCCAGTCCACAGCACCAACATCCCCACCCTGCGGCTGAGGAAATAGGCCAGGGGGAAGCAGACGGTGAAGATGCACTTGGGATCGGCCTGGGAAGTCACCAGGAGCCAGAACTTCTCCAGCCAGGGCGGTccggactgcagcagctccgccAGGCGGATCCCGGCAGTGTGCAGCGCATCCATGGCTGCAGGAGAGAGCGGAGCCGGAGCTCAGCCCCGGCACGGAGCCGGCCGGGCAGGCGCAGCGCTCGGGCCCGGGGCGGGAGGCGGCTCCCCGGGGCGGACGTGGCCCGGGGCTGGCTCCCGAGCTGGGTGTGGCCCGCGGGTGCGGCTCGGGGCGCGCTGCTGGCGCGGGCACAGCTCCGGGAGCCGTTTGCCAGGCGAAGGTTGCCTGCGGAGGCCTCCCAAGCTCTGCGTCCTGCCCGCGGCGCAggtggcagtgcaggcagcgcAGGCAGCGCAGGCAGCATCGCCGCCTCCTGCCGAGCACCAGTGCCGggcccaggcacccagctgaGGGGCACACAGGGCCCCCAGGAGCCTCAGGGGGGGTCCATCAGTGCCCAGGCTACCCCAACGAGCCGGGGGCGCCCTGGCACCAGTGGTACCTCCCTGGCACTCTCCTAGGCGCTCCCTGGGGCCCTCCCGGGGGTATCCAGCAGTCTCCCCTGGACTAGGCCTGGAGTCTCCCTGCGGTGTCTGGTGCAGGTCTGGGGTCTCCCTGAGCTCTCCCTTGGCCTCGTCAGGTCCTTTCTGGGCCCCCCGGGACCTCCCTCAGGTCTTGCCGGAGCAGGCCCAGGCCCTCCCCGGGGTGTCCTTGGGACAGGCCCGGGGGCTCCCCAGCCTCCCCGCGGGCTCCTGGGCCCTACCAGCAGCGCTCCCACGGCCACGGTGGGCGCGGGGCTGCCTGCTCACGGGTGCCGGTCACGGCAAGCGCCCCCCGCCCGCGCCCATCCCCCGCTCACGGCTCCCTCCGCGCCGCTTCCGCCTACACTTCCTGGCGGCCCTCGCGCCACCGGACGGCTACGGCGCCCCGCGAGGGACACACCGCAGGACACAGCGCGGGCCGACTCCGGACGGCAGCATCCCGGAGTCACCGCGGCCGGGAAAGACCTTCAGGGTCATCAAGTCCGACCACGATCGACCTGTGCCCGGACCACTGCGACATCgcatcctgaagcaccacaccTAGAGGGCTGGGAAAGGTTTCCAGGGGCGGGGGTTCAGCCACTGCCCcgagcagcctgccccaggctttGCGAAGCCTTTTAGCAGAGATTTTCCCCACGTCCAACCCAGATCTCCCCTGCcctaacttgaggctgtttcctctggcCCTGTTAGTTGTGACttgcgagaagagaccaacccctacctggctccagcctgccactgggcaccagcagagagcagaggtctcccctcagcctccctctctccagactaaatctcggttccctcagcccctcctccccagagcagccctccagatccttcaccagcttggggCTGGCCACGGGCTGGGCTTTacctcccttccccagcactcCCCAGGCCTGGCCATCAAGCCGGGGTTGATCCAGCGGCGCGCAGGGGTGAGGGGAAAGGCGTGGGGCAGGCTGAGGAATATGGGGCAGGGTGACGGAGAGCCCCGCGGGCAGAGCGAGGGATGTGGGGCGCAGGGATGAGTTTGGGTGGAGCGGGAAACGCGGGGCAGGAGGTGAGGGCTGGGCGGAGCTAGAAGTGTGGGGCGGAGCTAAGGAGGGCAGGGGCGGGGCTTAGGTGGCGTGGGGTGGAGTTaaggagccaggctggaggtaTGGGTGTGGGGCAAGAGACAGAGGGTGGAGATAGAGGtgtggggcagggctgaggaggagcaaggTGGAGCTGAAGAGGCACAGGGTGCGCCTAAGGAAGAAAGGGGTGATGGGCACGGGGCAAGACCTGACCGGCGCAGCCACAACcatgagcagggctgaggagacGCAGGAGGCAGATAGAGGTGTGGGGCAGAGCTGAAGGGATGTGgagtggagctggaggtgtgaggtggagcagagggggtgcAAGGCGGAGCTGAAAGCAGGTGAAGAGTGGGGCTAAAAGATCAGGGGACAGCTAAGGAGGGTGAGATGGAGCAATGGATGTGGGGCAGGGCAAGAAGCGAGGGGCAAAGAGGGGAGCGGTGGAGCTAATGAGGCACGGAGCAGAGCTAAGGAGGATGGGGCGGAGCTAAAGGAATGTGGGGCGGAGCTAGAGGCGTGGGGAGGAGCTAAGGAGTTGCCGGGCGGAGCTGAGGGGATGCGGACCCaactggggagctgcagggccggtctgagctgcctggggggggCCTAAGGGACCAGGGCGGAGCTCGGGGGCTGGGGCGGAACAATGCGCATGAGGCGGAGTCAGaagggaggggcaggggctTGTGGGGCGGGGCTAAAGCAGAGGGGCGGGACTAGAGTAACGGGGCGGAGCCACCGAGCTCGGCACGGccccgcccccctcccccgGCCAAGGTCACCCCGCCCCTCGTCGCAGCGCGGTGACGTCagcgcggccccgccccgccgcgcctGGCCccgccgagccgagccgagcctaGCCGAGTCctgccgagccgagccgagcctaGCCGAGCCCAGCCGAGTCCTGCCGAACCCTGCCGAGCCCTGCCGAGCCCAGCCGAGCCGCGGCGCCGCTGCGGGCTGAGGGGAGAAGATGGCGGCGCCGGGCGAGTACTTCAGCGTGGGCAGCCAAGTGTCCTGCCGCACCTGCCAGGAGCAGCGCCTGCAGGGCGAGGTCGTCGCCTTCGACTACCCCAGCAAGATGCTGGCGCTCAGTATCCCTCCGCCGAAAGCTTCGTCCCGGCGCTGGGGCCCGGCCGAGGGCCCGCCTGGGCCTCCGCCGCCCGCTCGCCCGGCCCGGAGCGGGGTCCCgggggtgggggaggcagggggagggctgggggcgaGAGGGGCCGGGGGTAAGGGAAGGCTTAGCGGGGAGGGTGGCGCTGGGCGGGGCGGGATGTGCGCTGGGGAGGGGGCCGGAGGGGAGCCCCGCggaggggctgctgggggagccgcggcggggccgggggcgcTGGGGGCAGCTCCGGAGCTGCGGGAGCGGAGCCTGGCGGCAGGGAGCGGCTCTGTGCCGGGGGGCGGGGGGCAGTCGGGCATCGTCTGGGGAGCGGTGCGGAGATGCTCGCCGGGGTCAGCGGGGCGGAGGGGGGAGCCCTGCGGGGCTGCGAGGCGGAGGCTttgggggggcagtgaggagctgcgCTGAAGTGCATGGGGGAGGTCTGGGGGTGCCTTATAGAGGGGTTCTaaggggagctctgagctctgctggggccGAGGGGCAGGTGTGGGCAGGGTCTGGGGGCGATagggcagccctgtgagggtgaaTGGGGGTGCCTTAAGGAGAGCTTTGGGGGGGTTGTGGGGGGGACGTGGGGCAGCCtctggggagggaaagaggagctCTGGAGCAAGGCTGATGGGGGTGGTTGGGgtcactgcagggaggctctgggggcagtgaggagctgtgtgctggggctACTGGGACGGCTTGGGGGGGTCTGTAAGGAGGCTTTGGGAGGCAGTGAGGAGTTTTGGAGTCGATTTTGGGAGAGGGAGGTTTGGGGATAATGGGGTGCCCTGTAGGGTGGGTTGGGGGGATTGGGGAGCCCTTTAGTGGGGTTTTTGGGGGAATGGAGTGCCTTATAGTAAGGGCCTTGGAAGGAGTGAGGAGCCTCTGGTAGGGTAGTGGGCCTGGGGGGAGCCCTGCAGTGAGGTTATTGGAGCagtgaggagctctgcaggggagTTTTTAGGGGGGAGTCCCACAGtgagttggggggggggtgaaTAGTGAGATgcttggaggtggggagggtctCTTGCAGGGCTGTGAGGGGTTTGGGGGAGGCCTTGCAGGGGTCAAGGGCACAGTGCAGGGTTGAGGGAGGGTGGGAAGGTTCTTCCCCACgaaggtgctgagaccctggcacaggttgccagggaggtggtggaagcctcatccctggaggggttcaaggccaggctggatgaggctcagcctgctctggagtgaggtgtccctgcccatggcaggggggttggagctgcatggtccttggggtccctgcccaccctgcctgattctgtgatcctggagTAGGGGTGAGCTCTCTTGGGGAGGATCTCAAGGGCCTCTGGGGGGGTTCTAGGAAGCAGGGGGTGCCTCTCTGGGGGTGCAGAGGTAGGCACAGTGAGGCTGTGTGTGGTGGGTATGGCTCCGGGAGGTCTGGGGCTGGGGTCCCATAGGAGGTATTTGTGTAGTGGAGGTCAGGGAAGCCCtgtctggggaggggggagcctGAGTGGGGCTTAAGGAGAGACCACAGAGGTCCTCTGAGAGTATGCAGGGGACAGAGGGGTCTAGAGATTTGGGGAGGCCTAGGGGTGAGGAGGGCCAGGAGGTGCTCTGGGGCTAGAGAAGCAAAGGAGATGAGGATCTGGGGTCCCTCCATgtggaggagaggcagaagggcAGGGCACAAGAGGTCAGATGTGGAGAGATGTGGGACAAGGAGGGCTGGGGACGGGTAGCAAGGGCAGGAAGAGGCTTCTCAGCCCAGGGCCTGGTGttggagaggagctggagagatgCTCAGGGTGGGTTGGAGAGGGAATGGGAGAGAACTGGACTGGAGAATGGGGCTGGGAGAAAGGTCCAAGGAAACAGCCCCTGGGGGTgatgtggggctgggaggggactggtgacctgtcctgggctgagctggtggtgctgggggaggaaagctgctgaggggaggctgcaggaggggggGGGTGACAATCGGGGAGCAGGTTGTGCAGCAGGGGGTGGTGGGGGCAGGGAGCTCTGGTCTCCTTTacccctcccagctctgctgtcatccCCACTGTGGCTTCTCCCTGCGCTGTGCTCTGGCTTGGCCACTGCCTGCAGGTGTGAGGGAGCAGCTCCCAGGTGCTTGGGCTgctctgggtcccttcccagctgtggggagtggagctcagcagcaggcctggccccagcaccttgcagtgctctggctgctggggctgatTCCTTGTTTGGAGGAGAACTGCAGCATCCCAggccctgggagctgcagctgtgggctggAACACTGATggcctggccagcagggcttgGGTTGGCATCAGAGGGGCCCAGGAAGCGATGGGTGGCACTGCCCTGGGGGCTCAGCTGTCCCCTTGCTcggctcagcagggacaggggtGGTGGAGGGAGAGGCAAGGAGCCGaagtgggctgcaggagagctgggcagggaactTCTGCCAGGGGCttggagtggcaggaggagagaatggactgaggctggaagagggcaggttCAGACGGGAGATCAGGAGGGAATTCTTTGCAgggggacactggcacagggaggctgtggaggtgctgaggaccaggctggatgaggccttgagcaacctgggcttggtgggaggtgtccctgggcacggcaggggtggcagggactggatgagctttggggtcccttccaacccttctaTGGCCTTAAATGGAACCTTCTGGTGTGCTCCTGCTCATCTCGGGCACGTCTGAGCCTGGCCTTGGCTTCCTTAACCGTGCCCCCAGAGTGCCCCTCCTCCAGTGGCAAGCCCAACCACGCAGACATCCTGCTGGTGAACCTACAGTACGTGTCCGAGGTGGAAATCATCAACGACCGCACGGAAACGCCTCCGCCCTTAGCCTCCCTCAACGTCAGCAAGGTGAGCCCCTGCCCGGGGGCTGAGCCCCGCGGTGCCGCCAGGCAGACAGGCACCCccgtggagcagctgagctgctggcgtGTGGCAGTGGTTGTGGCAGGCTCCGAGGGTCCCCAGGAGatgctcagccctgcctgatgcTTGGTGGAGAGAAagtgtgtggagcagaggatttCCTTAGCTTGGGATGTGGCAGGATCTGGCTGGGAGGGTCCAGGCCCCTGTGGAAGGGGCCATGGGCAAGGCTGGCTGTGGTGgcaggtgtgggcagcaggaggagagatgtcttcagctgctgctggctctgtggtgaggctgctgcaggaggggtgAGCTGACCTCACCGAGGGCTGtcccagggggctgcagggagaaacACTTTCAAGTCAGGACatgggaagggggagaagggagccttggctccagcagctgcagggagcctgcaggggctgctgagGAGGTGACGCTGCAGCCATGGGAGGTTGGCAGAGTTCAGCTCTcacacagctgagctggaagcttctgctgccagtgctgggtgTGCAGGGGGTCACAGACTGCTTTGGAGGGGACTTCCCAAAGCCATCCAggccactgagcagggacatcttcagctgtGTCTCACCGAGGAGCTTGATGCCCTTGCTGGTCCCTCTGGGGGCACCACCTTGTCCCAGGGGGCTCACCCCCACCTAGCAACCTGGGCACGGGGCTGGCTGCATGGCAGAGCCatgggagctgtgccagggagagtTCAGGCTTGGGCTTGGAAGGTTCTTCTTGACTCGTTGCCCATGGCACCTTGtgtctgctgtgctgccagcacctgagtggcacttggggccaccCTGGTGGCAGGGGACTGGCACAGTGCTTGAGGCCATCACTTGCCACCTTTCCAGGGGTGTGAACAGGGAAGGGACTCACCCGTTTGTGCAGCACCTTGTGTGGGTGCCCCCAGGGGCTGTGGGAtgaggggggcaagaggctggatgaaggatttgccccttgtgctgtccctgggcaccgctgagcagagtctggccccagcctctcaccccccacagctccttcagctcttgctgggcactgctcagctgccctctggggctgctctgctgcaggctctcagccccagggctcagcctttgctcctcccagagctgcttcaggccctcagcagctctgcagcctcctctgggctctctccagcagctccctgtgtctcttgagctgggcagcccagagctgggcccagtgcactagggcagaatggagtgggagaacctcccttgccctgctgggcactcttC is a window encoding:
- the G6PC3 gene encoding glucose-6-phosphatase 3, with the translated sequence MDALHTAGIRLAELLQSGPPWLEKFWLLVTSQADPKCIFTVCFPLAYFLSRRVGMLVLWTGLVAEWLNVVFKWLLFGERPFWWLHRSGLASRELLTLRQFPASCETGPGSPSGHCMITGAALWPLVSELTTLAARHSRSPVLKLIPFGAYILLLVAVGLSRVFVLAHFPHQVVSGILTGAALGWWLQTHSPTSRPPRFFVAAALGLLLSSLSLHSLLLAAGVDLDWSIALASTWCSEAAWLRLDTRPFASVCRDSGSALGLALVAACPVPRGQRLGPRQRLAGAVLALAAVQGLQRLPQPGSLALWYGARFLQYAAGPWLVASLLPWLILSVTPPRDSPHSE